The nucleotide sequence TTTTGTAGTTATATTCCATGATAAAAGAATATGGGGTGAGTAATACAACGACAAGAACAAGCTCTTTAATTAAATTTAAGCCAAAAAGGTCGTCTGAAATTTTCAGACGACCTTTTTATGATTACTCAATGGATTATACGTTGCCGCGCTTCGGGTCATTCGGGCGCAGTTGGGCGGCGAGTTTGTCGAGGATGCCGTTGACGAATTTGTGTCCGTCGGTGCCGCCGAAGGTTTTGGTCACTTCGATGGCTTCGTTGATGATGACGGGGTAGGGGGTTTCGGGCATCGCGCTCAATTCGTGGCATGCCATCAGCAGGACGGCGCGTTCGATGGGGCTGAGGTCTTTTTCGTCGCGGTCGAGCAGGGGGCGGATTTGTTGGATGTATTCAGCGGCGTGGGTGTGCGTGCCGAAGAAGAGTTTGTTGAACAGCTCTTCGTCCGCTTTGGCGAAGTCGGGCTGGTCTTGGATGTTTTTAGCGATTTCAGGGGCGGCGGTGTTGTTGATGCCGGCTTGGTAGAGGGCTTGTACGGCTAACTCGCGGGCGCGGCGGCGTGGGGTTTTCATGGGGATTCCTTCGTTGGCGGCACGGTGGGTGCGGTAATGAATGTTTCAGACGACCTCTGTCGGATGACGGGTCGTCTGAAAACGGTTTGTTCAGCAGGCGGGCGAAACCGGAATGCGGCAAAGCTACGGGTTTCGCGTTCGGGCTTATTCTTCTTCGTCGTCAAACTGCTCTTCGATCAGATGGTTGACAAGGTTGGCACACTCGACGGCGACTTTGGCGGCGTCGGCAGCTTTTTCTTCAATACGGGCGACGGCTTGCTCGTCGTTTTCGGTGGTCAGGATGGCGTTGGCGATGGGGATGTTGTAGTCGAGTCCGACACGGGTTACGCCTGAACCGGATTCGTTGGAAACGAGTTCGAAGTGGTAGGTTTCGCCGCGGATGACGACGCCGATGGCAATCAGCGCGTCGTATTGCTCGGAGGCTGCCATGTTTTGCAGGACGAGCGGTACTTCGAGCGCGCCGGGTACGGTGGCGATGGTGATGTTGTTGTCGGCTACGCCCAATTCTTGCAGGGTGCGGCAGCAGACTTTGAGCATTTCGCTGCCGATTTCGTTGGTAAAGCGGGCTTGTACGATGCCGATGCGCAGGTGTGCGCCGTCGAGGTTCGGGGCGATGATGTTCATGGTGTTTCCTTGTATTTTGAGCGGTAAACGGGTTTTCAGACGACGTGTGGCTTTTCTGAAAACGATATTGGGGATTTATTCCTGCGGCTGCCAGTCGGCAACGGCTTGAAACTCACCGTCTTCGCCGATTTCCCATGCGCTGCCTTCGGGTTGGGTTATCAGCGCGGCGATGGCGGGATTGGACTGGGTGATTTCGGAAAGGCTGACGACGCTGAAATTGTCGGGGTCGTCGGTGTATTCGTCGGTCTCGTCGCCGCTGAAGAAACGCCAGCCGCTGTCGTTTTCGAAAACGGGGGCTTCGCGGTAGAGGAAGCCGACGGGTTCGCCTTGTTTGGCTACCGTGTTGGTCACGATGCAGCGGTCGAGTGCGGCTGAGAGGGCTTGGGCAAATTTATTCATTGCGGTGTGTGCATGCCGTAAAAATTGTGCGGATTTTATCATGATTAGGGCTGGCTCTGCACCGTGTATCTTTATATTTGCCGCTTATGGTTTGATGGTACAATGCTGGTCGTCTGAAACGGGCTGAACTGTGTTTCAGACGACTATTGCAGCCTTAAAGTGTTTCCGTATTTGCATGAAGTGCAGAAACGCATTCGGGTTGGTTTGGGAGGCTGAATTTTTGCCGCCGTCCGCCCAATATTCCGAAGCAAGAAGAAAGACAAACGTCCTCATGAAAACAGATGTGTTAAAACAGCAGGCGCATACCGCCATTCAGAATAAACTGGGTTACCATTTCAAAGATACCGCGCTTTTGCAGCAGGCGCTGACCCACCGAAGCTACCATGCGAAAAACAACGAGCGTTTCGAGTTTGTCGGCGATTCGATTTTGAACTACACCGTCGCTAAAATGTTGTTTGACGCGTTCCCCAGGCTGACCGAGGGCGAGTTGTCGCGTTTGCGCGCGAGCTTGGTCAATGAAGGCGTGTTGGCAGAAATCGCTTTGGAAATGAATGTCGGCGACGGGCTTTATTTGGGCGCGGGCGAGTTGAAAAGCGGCGGATTCAGACGGCCCTCCATCCTTGCCGATGCTATGGAAGCGATGTTTGCCGCCGTCAGCTTTGACGCGGATTTCGCCGAGGCGGAGAAAGTGGTGCGGCACTTGTATGCCGAACGCGTCAAACGCGCTGATTTCAAAACGCAGGGCAAAGACAACAAAACCGCCCTGCAAGAAGCCCTCCAAGCCCGCCGCCTTGCCCTGCCCAAATACCGCATTGAAGAACAAATCGGTCATGCCAATGACAGTATGTTCCTGATTTCATGCGATTTGGGCGAACTCGGCTTCATCTGCAAAGCACAAGGCAGCAGCCGCAAGGTTGCCGAGCAGCAAGCTGCCAAAGAAGCGCTGCAATGGCTCGAGCAACACCATCCTTTGAAAAAAGCAAAAAAATAGCCGATTTATTTTTCAGACGACCTATGGATACAAAAAAGTCGTCTGAAACTTCAAACAGAAAGCCATCATGGACATAGAAACCTTCCTGCAAAACGAATCCAACCACCCCGCCGACTACCGCTGCGGCTTCGTCGCCATTGTCGGCCGCCCCAACGTCGGCAAATCCACGCTGATGAACCACCTTATCGGGCAAAAAATCAGCATCACCAGTAAAAAAGCCCAAACCACGCGCAACCGCGTTACCGGCATTTACACCGACGACACCGCCCAATTCGTTTTCGTCGATACGCCCGGCTTCCAAACCAAACACCGCAACGCCCTGAACGACCGCCTCAATCAAAACGTCACCGAAGCGTTGAGCGGCGTCGATGCCGTCGTTTTCGTCGTCGAAGCCATGCGCTTTACCGATGCCGACCGCATCGTGATGAAACAACTGCCGACAAACACGCCCGTCATCCTCGTTATCAACAAAATCGACAAAAACAAAGCGGGCAGCGGTTTGCAGGAATTTATCGACCAAATCAGTGCAGAATTCAAATTTGCAGGGCATGAAACCGTCAGCGCCAAACACGGATTGGGCATCGCCAACCTGCTCGCGCGCCTCAGACCTTACCTGCCCGAAAGCGTGCCGATGTATCCGGAAGAAATGGTGACCGACCGTTCCAGCCGTTTCCTCGCCACCGAAATCGTGCGCGAAAAACTGTTCCGCTACCTCGGCGAAGAGCTGCCCTACGCCATGAACGTGGAAATCGAACAATTCGAAGAAGAGGAAAACGGCCTCTACCGAATCTACATCGCCGTATTGGTCGATAAAGACAGCCAAAAAGCCATCCTGATCGGCAAAGGCGGGGAGAAACTGAAAAAAATCTCCACAGAAGCCCGCCTTGATATGGAAAAACTGTTTGATACCAAAGTGTTTTTAAAGGTTTGGGTTAAGGTCAAATCAGGCTGGGCGGACGACGTGCGTTTCCTGAGAGAACTGGGTTTGTAGGTCGTCTGAAAATACTGCGATTGATTGTTTACACTGGATTTAATCTATGTCTGTTTATACTAATATTTCTGATGAGCAAATACGGGAATTTTTGTCAGATTACGATCTGGGAGAATTTGTTTCGCTGCAAGGCATTGCGCAGGGAATTACCAACAGTAATTACTTTTTGAATACTTCTAAAGGCAGCTATGTTTTAACTGTATTTGAAGTGCTGCGTCAGGATGAATTGCCATTTTTCTTGAATCTGAACCAACATTTGAGCGGTAAAGACGTGGCTTGTCCAAGTCCGATTGTACGAAAAGATGGCAAGCTGGATTCAGTATTAGCAGGTAAACCGGCTTGCGTTGTTACAAGATTAAACGGTGCGGATACCGCATGGGCGACCGAGATGCAGTGTTTTAACACGGGCGCTATGTTGGCCAAAATGCATTTGGCAGTTCAAGATTTTCCTGAAAAAATGGAAAATCCCCGGTACAACAGATGGTGGAAGCAAGCTTATGAACAATTATTGCCACAGTTGAATGAGGCTGATGCCCAGTTGTTGGGTAAGGAAATTTCAGATTTGGAAAACAATCTCGGCGGTCATTTGCCATCCGGCATCATTCATGCCGATTTATTTAAAGATAACGTTTTGTTGGATGGTGAAAATGTGGCCGGGTTCATCGATTTCTATTATGCATGTAATGGAAATTTCATGTATGACTTGGCAATCGCAGTGAATGATTGGTCGAGAACTTCTGACAGCAAGTTGGATGCCGAGTTATGCAAAGCGTTTATTGATGGTTATGAAAGCATTCGTCCGCTATCTGATGCGGAGAAGGAATATTTTCCTGTGGCGCAGCGGGCTGGGTGCGTACGCTTTTGGGTATCAAGACTGTTAGATTTTCATTTTCCCCAAGAGGGTGAGATGACTTTTATCAAAGACCCAAATGTTTTTAGGGATTTGTTGTTAAGTCTGAACTGAATTTGGATATGTTGTAGCGATTTCAAAGGTCCTTGGATTCGGATTTCAAGTGCAACACTAGTGTATCAGTGGTTTGAACAGATTCAAGAATAAAACACTTGGCGTTTCGTAGCCAAGTGTTTTTCTTGGCCGGTGATTCAATTCATCTTGAACCCTGCGTATCTCCCGATTGCTGATGTTTCGGAAATCGGTTTGTTTGGGGAAATATTGGCGGATGAGTCCGTTGGTGTTCTCATTCAGCCCTTTCTCCCACGAATGGTAGGGGCGGCAAAAATAGGTTTTCGCCTTCAATGCTTCGGCTATTTTGGTGTGTTGATAGAACTCTTTGCCGTTATCCATAGTGATGGTGTGCACTCTGGCTTTATGTGCCTTTAATGCCCTAACGGCTGCCAGAGCAGTGTCTTCGGCTTTGAGGCTGTCCAATTTGCAGACGATGGTGTAGCGGGTAACGCGTTCGACCAAGGTCAGTAATGCGCTTTTCTGTCCTTTGCCGATGATGGTGTCGGCTTCCCAATCGCCGATGCGGGTTTTCTGGTCGACGATAGCGGGTCGGTTTTCTATGCCGACGCGGTTGGGCACTTTGCCTCTGGTCCATGTGCTGCCGTAGCGTTTGCGGTAGGGTTTGCTGCATATTCTGAGGTGTTGCCACAACGTGCCGCCGTTGCTTTTGTCTTGGCGAAGGTAGCGGTAAATGGTGCTGTGGTGGAGCGTGATTTGGTGGTGTTTGCTCAGGTAGGCGCATACTTGTTCAGGACTGAGTTTGCGGCGGATAAGGGTGTCGATGTGCTGAATCAGTTGCGAATCGAGCTTATAGGGCTTTCGCTGGCGCTGTTTGGTAGTCCGGCTTTGCCGCTGGGCTTTTTCGGCGCTGTATTGCTGCCCTTGGGTGCGGTGCCGTTTGATTTCGCGACTGATGGTGCTTTTGTGGCGGTTAAGCTGTTTGGCGATTTCGGCGATGGTGCAGTGGCGGGACAGGTATTGGATGTGGTATCGTTCGTCTTGGGTCAGTTGCGTGTAGCTCATGGCAATCTTTCTTGCAGGAAAGGCCGTATGCTACCGCATACTGGCCTTTTTCTGTTAGGGAAAGTTGCACTTCAAATGCGAATCCGCCGTCGTCTGAAAGAGATTTCAGACGACCTTTGTTGCTATGGGTGCTGAGAGTTGAGTTTCTGTTTGTAGTTGTGAGAATTGGATGGTTTTGGGCTGTTCGGGTTTGGATTGAGGGTGTTTTGAAATGCTGTTTTGAGGGTTCTGAAATAAAAATCTTTGTATTTCAGTTTGTTGGTGTGTTTTGTAGAATTTTTTGTTGTTTGGGAGTTGACGGTTTTTGAGGGGAGGGGTATAGTTCGGTTCTTCGCTGCTTTGGCGGTGATTGAACGAACTAATAAGTATATCACAGTTGGTCTGATTTTTCGAGGTTTTGAAAAAAGTTTTGATTGACAATGATTTGAAATGCTTTATAATTCGTTTTCGCTCTTTAACAAAACAGATTACCGATAAGTGTGAGTGCGACAGCCTCACACTGTTTAAAAGACAGACAAGATGATGTTTTAGACATTGTCCTGTCAGTTTCTTTGAAACAGACCAGAAGTTAAAAAGTTAGAGATTGAACATAAGAGTTTGATCCTGGCTCAGATTGAACGCTGGCGGCATGCTTTACACATGCAAGTCGGACGGCAGCACAGAGAAGCTTGCTTCTTGGGTGGCGAGTGGCGAACGGGTGAGTAACATATCGGAACGTACCGAGCAGTGGGGGATAACTAATCGAAAGATTAGCTAATACCGCATATTTTCTGAGGAAGAAAGCAGGGGACCATTTGGCCTTGCGCTGTTTGAGCGGCCGATATCTGATTAGCTAGTTGGTGGGGTAAAGGCCTACCAAGGCGACGATCAGTAGCGGGTCTGAGAGGATGATCCGCCACACTGGGACTGAGACACGGCCCAGACTCCTACGGGAGGCAGCAGTGGGGAATTTTGGACAATGGGCGCAAGCCTGATCCAGCCATGCCGCGTGTCTGAAGAAGGCCTTCGGGTTGTAAAGGACTTTTGTCAGGGAAGAAAAGGGCGGGGTTAATACCCCTGTCTGATGACGGTACCTGAAGAATAAGCACCGGCTAACTACGTGCCAGCAGCCGCGGTAATACGTAGGGTGCGAGCGTTAATCGGAATTACTGGGCGTAAAGCGGGCGCAGACGGTTACTTAAGCAGGATGTGAAATCCCCGGGCTCAACCTGGGAACTGCGTTCTGAACTGGGTGACTAGAGTGTGTCAGAGGGAGGTAGAATTCCACGTGTAGCAGTGAAATGCGTAGAGATGTGGAGGAATACCGATGGCGAAGGCAGCCTCCTGGGATAACACTGACGTTCATGCCCGAAAGCGTGGGTAGCAAACAGGATTAGATACCCTGGTAGTCCACGCCCTAAACGATGTCGATTAGCTGTTGGGCAGCTTGACTGCTTAGTAGCGAAGCTAACGCGTGAAATCGACCGCCTGGGGAGTACGGTCGCAAGATTAAAACTCAAAGGAATTGACGGGGACCCGCACAAGCGGTGGATGATGTGGATTAATTCGATGCAACGCGAAGAACCTTACCTGGTCTTGACATGTACGGAACCCTCCAGAGACGGAGGGGTGCCTTCGGGAGCCGTAACACAGGTGCTGCATGGCTGTCGTCAGCTCGTGTCGTGAGATGTTGGGTTAAGTCCCGCAACGAGCGCAACCCTTGTCATTAGTTGCCATCATTAAGTTGGGCACTCTAATGAGACTGCCGGTGACAAGCCGGAGGAAGGTGGGGATGACGTCAAGTCCTCATGGCCCTTATGACCAGGGCTTCACACGTCATACAATGGTCGGTACAGAGGGTAGCCAAGCCGCGAGGTGGAGCCAATCTCACAAAACCGATCGTAGTCCGGATTGCACTCTGCAACTCGAGTGCATGAAGTCGGAATCGCTAGTAATCGCAGGTCAGCATACTGCGGTGAATACGTTCCCGGGTCTTGTACACACCGCCCGTCACACCATGGGAGTGGGGGATACCAGAAGTAGGTAGGGTAACCGCAAGGAGCCCGCTTACCACGGTATGCTTCATGACTGGGGTGAAGTCGTAACAAGGTAGCCGTAGGGGAACCTGCGGCTGGATCACCTCCTTTCTAGAGAAAGAAGAGGCTGTTGCATTCACACTTATCGGTAAACTGTAGAAGATGCGGAAAAATGCTTGAGTGAAGACAAGATTCGCTTAAGAAGAGAATCCGGGTTTGTAGCTCAGCTGGTTAGAGCACACGCTTGATAAGCGTGGGGTCGGAGGTTCAAGTCCTCCCAGACCCACCAAGAACGGGGGCATAGCTCAGTTGGTAGAGCACCTGCTTTGCAAGCAGGGGGTCATCGGTTCGATCCCGTTTGCCTCCACCAATACTTTCCAAATCAAAGCGAGTTAAAAAGGCAGTGTAACTGCTTTCTTTTTTTCTAAAGAGGAGTCTGCTGACGAATCAGTTTGACGGGAAAAGAAAGGCTGCTATAATAATCAGCTCATTTTGATTTGCGAAGTAAATAGCAATATTGAACGCATCGATCTTTAACAAATTGGAAAGCCGAAATCAACAAACAAAGACAATGTGTCTGTTTTTGATGATTGACCGATTGCAAACGGTCAGTTGTCTCCTGGATAGGAAAAGAAAAACAGGTGCAGTATTTGGGTGATGATTGTATCGACTTAATCCCGAAAGACAAAAGGCGGGATTAAGACACAACAAGCAGTAAGCTTTATCAAAGTAGGAAATTCAAGTTTGATGTTCTCGTCAACGGAATGTCAGGCAAAGTCAGAGAAGTTCTTGAAATGATAGAGTCAAGTGAATAAGTGCATCAGGTGGATGCCTTGGCGATGATAGGCGACGAAGGACGTGTAAGCCTGCGAAAAGCGTGGGGGAGCTGGCAATAAAGCTATGATCCCGCGATGTCCGAATGGGGAAACCCACTGCATTCTGTGCAGTATCCTAAGTTGAATACATAGACTTAGAGAAGCGAACCCGGAGAACTGAACCATCTAAGTACCCGGAGGAAAAGAAATCAACCGAGATTCCGCAAGTAGTGGCGAGCGAACGCGGAGGAGCCTGTACGTGATAACTGTTGAGATAGAAGAACAAGCTGGGAAGCTTGACCATAGTGGGTGATAGTCCCGTATTCGAAATCTCAACAGTGGTACTAAGCGTACGAAAAGTAGGGCGGGACACGTGAAATCCTGTCTGAATATGGGGGGACCATCCTCCAAGGCTAAATACTCATCATCGACCGATAGTGAACCAGTACCGTGAGGGAAAGGCGAAAAGAACCCCGGGAGGGGAGTGAAATAGAACCTGAAACCTGATGCATACAAACAGTGGGAGCACCCTTGTGGTGTGACTGCGTACCTTTTGTATAATGGGTCAACGACTTACATTCAGTAGCGAGCTTAACCGAATAGGGGAGGCGTAGGGAAACCGAGTCTTAATAGGGCGAACAGTTGCTGGGTGTAGACCCGAAACCGAGTGATCTATCCATGGCCAGGTTGAAGGTGCCGTAACAGGTACTGGAGGACCGAACCCACGCATGTTGCAAAATGCGGGGATGAGCTGTGGATAGGGGTGAAAGGCTAAACAAACTCGGAGATAGCTGGTTCTCCCCGAAAACTATTTAGGTAGTGCCTCGAGCAAGACACTGATGGGGGTAAAGCACTGTTATGGCTAGGGGGTTATTGCAACTTACCAACCCATGGCAAACTAAGAATACCATCAAGTGGTTCCTCGGGAGACAGACAGCGGGTGCTAACGTCCGTTGTCAAGAGGGAAACAACCCAGACCGCCAGCTAAGGTCCCAAATGATAGATTAAGTGGTAAACGAAGTGGGAAGGCCCAGACAGCCAGGATGTTGGCTTAGAAGCAGCCATCATTTAAAGAAAGCGTAATAGCTCACTGGTCGAGTCGTCCTGCGCGGAAGATGTAACGGGGCTCAAATCTATAACCGAAGCTGCGGATGCTAGTTTACTAGCATGGTAGGGGAGCGTTCTGTAGGCCGATGAAGGTGCATTGTAAAGTGTGCTGGAGGTATCAGAAGTGCGAATGTTGACATGAGTAGCGATAAAGCGGGTGAAAAGCCCGCTCGCCGAAAGCCCAAGGTTTCCTACGCAACGTTCATCGGCGTAGGGTGAGTCGGCCCCTAAGGCGAGGCAGAAATGCGTAGTCGATGGGAAACAGGTTAATATTCCTGTACTTGATTCAAATGCGATGTGGGGACGGAGAAGGTTAGGTTAGCAAGCTGTTGGAATAGCTTGTTTAAGCCGGTAGGTGGAAGACTTAGGCAAATCCGGGTCTTCTTAACACCGAGAAGTGACGACGAGTGTCTACGGACATGAAGTAACCGATACCACGCTTCCAGGAAAAGCCACTAAGCTTCAGTTTGAATTGAACCGTACCGCAAACCGACACAGGTGGGCAGGATGAGAATTCTAAGGCGCTTGAGAGAACTCGGGAGAAGGAACTCGGCAAATTGATACCGTAACTTCGGGAGAAGGTATGCCCTCTAAGGTTAAGGACTTGCTCCGTAAGCCCTGGAGGGTCGCAGAGAATAGGTGGCTGCGACTGTTTATTAAAAACACAGCACTCTGCTAACACGAAAGTGGACGTATAGGGTGTGACGCCTGCCCGGTGCTGGAAGGTTAATTGAAGATGTGAGAGCATCGGATCGAAGCCCCAGTAAACGGCGGCCGTAACTATAACGGTCCTAAGGTAGCGAAATTCCTTGTCGGGTAAGTTCCGACCCGCACGAATGGCGTAACGATGGCCACACTGTCTCCTCCCGAGACTCAGCGAAGTTGAAGTGGTTGTGAAGATGCAATCTACCCGCTGCTAGACGGAAAGACCCCGTGAACCTTTACTGTAGCTTTGCATTGGACTTTGAAGTCACTTGTGTAGGATAGGTGGGAGGCTTTGAAGCAGAGACGCCAGTCTCTGTGGAGCCGTCCTTGAAATACCACCCTGGTGTCTTTGAGGTTCTAACCCAGACCCGTTATCCGGGTCGGGGACCGTGCATGGTAGGCAGTTTGACTGGGGCGGTCTCCTCCCAAAGAGTAACGGAGGAGTTCGAAGGTTACCTAGGTCCGGTCGGAAATCGGACTGATAGTGCAATGGCAAAAGGTAGCTTAACTGCGAGACCGACAAGTCGAGCAGGTGCGAAAGCAGGACATAGTGATCCGGTGGTTCTGTATGGAAGGGCCATCGCTCAACGGATAAAAGGTACTCCGGGGATAACAGGCTGATTCCGCCCAAGAGTTCATATCGACGGCGGAGTTTGGCACCTCGATGTCGGCTCATCACATCCTGGGGCTGTAGTCGGTCCCAAGGGTATGGCTGTTCGCCATTTAAAGTGGTACGTGAGCTGGGTTTAAAACGTCGTGAGACAGTTTGGTCCCTATCTGCAGTGGGCGTTGGAAGTTTGACGGGGGCTGCTCCTAGTACGAGAGGACCGGAGTGGACGAACCTCTGGTGTACCGGTTGTAACGCCAGTTGCATAGCCGGGTAGCTAAGTTCGGAAGAGATAAGCGCTGAAAGCATCTAAGCGCGAAACTCGCCTGAAGATGAGACTTCCCTTGCGGTTTAACCGCACTAAAGAGTCGTTCGAGACCAGGACGTTGATAGGTGGGGTGTGGAAGCGCGGTAACGCGTGAAGCTAACCCATACTAATTGCTCGTGAGGCTTGACTCTATCATTTGAAGAACTTCAAATAAAAAGCTTACTGACTGATTCAGTCATCACCGAATATATTGATTGAGGCTTTACCGATTTGTACAGTTTAAGTTTGGCGGCCATAGCGAGTTGGTCCCACGCCTTCCCATCCCGAACAGGACCGTGAAACGACTCAGCGCCGATGATAGTGTGGTTCTTCCATGCGAAAGTAGGTCACTGCCAAACACCTATTCTAAGCCCCCGACAGATGTCGGGGGCTTTTACTTTGAATCGTTGACAAGTTTGGCGAACCGGACCCTCCTGCCTTGATAGCGGCGGTGGGGCGGAATGGGGTAATACTCCGAATGCTCCGGTTGCAGAAGAATGGACTTTTGAGAATGTGGATGGGGCCGCTTCGAAATTGAGGTGGGTTAGTAGATGTTGTAGAATCAATACATTGAGAGATAGTAAAGTTAGAAATATTTAAAATTGTTTGAATTAAAATGATGTAAAGTATATGATGATAAGATATATAGTGGTAACGTCTCCCCGGTGTTACCGTCCATATTAACGAAATGATAGGAAAACGCCCTTATGAAAAAACTCCTCTTTGCCGCACTCTCCGTTTTAACTGCCTCGCTGTCGCTGGCAGCCGTCAACATCAATACCGCCTCTTCTTCCGAATTGGAAGCCCTGCCCGGCATCGGTCCGGCCAAAGCGAAAGCCATTGTGGACTACCGTCAGCAGCATGGTGCCTTCAAATCGGTGGAAGAGCTCAAAAACGTCAAAGGCATCGGCGAGGGTATCTTCTCCAAACTGAAGGCCGAAGCAACCGTCGCGCCCGCACCTGCAAACTCAAAAGCTAAAAACGCCGTCCCATCACCTAAAAAATAACCCCATCCGCGTATTCGTGAAATTGCAGGTGAATACGATGGTCAAACTAAAAAACGTCCAGTTCCGGAAGGGAGTGGGCGTTTTTGTTTGTCGAACCGATCTTGTTACCGTCGCTCAGAGTGGGAATAGGACAATGTACCGTTTCGGCAATTCCTGCAATATTATGAAATTGTACTCGTATGAATGGTAACAACTTGTTTGATGAGATCTTTGCAAAATTTCCCCAAATCCTCTAAATTCCC is from Neisseria sicca and encodes:
- a CDS encoding IS30 family transposase, translating into MSYTQLTQDERYHIQYLSRHCTIAEIAKQLNRHKSTISREIKRHRTQGQQYSAEKAQRQSRTTKQRQRKPYKLDSQLIQHIDTLIRRKLSPEQVCAYLSKHHQITLHHSTIYRYLRQDKSNGGTLWQHLRICSKPYRKRYGSTWTRGKVPNRVGIENRPAIVDQKTRIGDWEADTIIGKGQKSALLTLVERVTRYTIVCKLDSLKAEDTALAAVRALKAHKARVHTITMDNGKEFYQHTKIAEALKAKTYFCRPYHSWEKGLNENTNGLIRQYFPKQTDFRNISNREIRRVQDELNHRPRKTLGYETPSVLFLNLFKPLIH
- the nusB gene encoding transcription antitermination factor NusB is translated as MKTPRRRARELAVQALYQAGINNTAAPEIAKNIQDQPDFAKADEELFNKLFFGTHTHAAEYIQQIRPLLDRDEKDLSPIERAVLLMACHELSAMPETPYPVIINEAIEVTKTFGGTDGHKFVNGILDKLAAQLRPNDPKRGNV
- the rnc gene encoding ribonuclease III is translated as MKTDVLKQQAHTAIQNKLGYHFKDTALLQQALTHRSYHAKNNERFEFVGDSILNYTVAKMLFDAFPRLTEGELSRLRASLVNEGVLAEIALEMNVGDGLYLGAGELKSGGFRRPSILADAMEAMFAAVSFDADFAEAEKVVRHLYAERVKRADFKTQGKDNKTALQEALQARRLALPKYRIEEQIGHANDSMFLISCDLGELGFICKAQGSSRKVAEQQAAKEALQWLEQHHPLKKAKK
- a CDS encoding DUF2185 domain-containing protein, which encodes MNKFAQALSAALDRCIVTNTVAKQGEPVGFLYREAPVFENDSGWRFFSGDETDEYTDDPDNFSVVSLSEITQSNPAIAALITQPEGSAWEIGEDGEFQAVADWQPQE
- the thrB gene encoding homoserine kinase yields the protein MSVYTNISDEQIREFLSDYDLGEFVSLQGIAQGITNSNYFLNTSKGSYVLTVFEVLRQDELPFFLNLNQHLSGKDVACPSPIVRKDGKLDSVLAGKPACVVTRLNGADTAWATEMQCFNTGAMLAKMHLAVQDFPEKMENPRYNRWWKQAYEQLLPQLNEADAQLLGKEISDLENNLGGHLPSGIIHADLFKDNVLLDGENVAGFIDFYYACNGNFMYDLAIAVNDWSRTSDSKLDAELCKAFIDGYESIRPLSDAEKEYFPVAQRAGCVRFWVSRLLDFHFPQEGEMTFIKDPNVFRDLLLSLN
- the ribH gene encoding 6,7-dimethyl-8-ribityllumazine synthase; translated protein: MNIIAPNLDGAHLRIGIVQARFTNEIGSEMLKVCCRTLQELGVADNNITIATVPGALEVPLVLQNMAASEQYDALIAIGVVIRGETYHFELVSNESGSGVTRVGLDYNIPIANAILTTENDEQAVARIEEKAADAAKVAVECANLVNHLIEEQFDDEEE
- a CDS encoding ComEA family DNA-binding protein — its product is MKKLLFAALSVLTASLSLAAVNINTASSSELEALPGIGPAKAKAIVDYRQQHGAFKSVEELKNVKGIGEGIFSKLKAEATVAPAPANSKAKNAVPSPKK
- the era gene encoding GTPase Era, giving the protein MDIETFLQNESNHPADYRCGFVAIVGRPNVGKSTLMNHLIGQKISITSKKAQTTRNRVTGIYTDDTAQFVFVDTPGFQTKHRNALNDRLNQNVTEALSGVDAVVFVVEAMRFTDADRIVMKQLPTNTPVILVINKIDKNKAGSGLQEFIDQISAEFKFAGHETVSAKHGLGIANLLARLRPYLPESVPMYPEEMVTDRSSRFLATEIVREKLFRYLGEELPYAMNVEIEQFEEEENGLYRIYIAVLVDKDSQKAILIGKGGEKLKKISTEARLDMEKLFDTKVFLKVWVKVKSGWADDVRFLRELGL